One window from the genome of Mumia sp. ZJ1417 encodes:
- a CDS encoding glutamate ABC transporter substrate-binding protein has protein sequence MKIRRTKIAVIAAAAALTLAGCGDAGDDGDSSDGGNGGFTPEVAEDVTFDDGTRMAELADAGTVKIGVKYDQPGIGFKSATSDTPVGFDPNMGKILAAQLGIPADKIEWVETISDNREPFLQNSTVDFVIASYSITDERRQVVGQAGPYYVTGQQLLVAADDDSINGPDDLSGKKVCSVTGSTSIKTVEEEYGATPAGFDTYSECVEQLKTGSVDAVTTDGAILAGYAAEDPDALKVVGEPFSEERYGIGYNKDQAGMCDFINTTLEGAFEDGEWEAAFDDTLGKGGIDLPETPTLDPCP, from the coding sequence ATGAAGATCCGTAGGACCAAGATCGCGGTGATCGCCGCCGCAGCAGCGCTCACGCTCGCCGGGTGCGGCGATGCCGGCGACGACGGCGACAGCAGTGACGGCGGCAACGGCGGGTTCACCCCCGAGGTCGCCGAGGACGTGACGTTCGACGACGGCACCCGCATGGCGGAGCTCGCGGACGCCGGCACCGTGAAGATCGGCGTGAAGTACGACCAGCCGGGCATCGGCTTCAAGTCGGCCACGTCGGACACGCCGGTCGGGTTCGACCCCAACATGGGCAAGATCCTCGCCGCCCAGCTCGGCATCCCCGCCGACAAGATCGAGTGGGTCGAGACGATCTCGGACAACCGTGAGCCGTTCCTCCAGAACAGCACGGTCGACTTCGTCATCGCCTCGTACTCGATCACCGACGAGCGTCGCCAGGTCGTCGGCCAGGCAGGCCCGTACTACGTGACCGGCCAGCAGCTGCTCGTCGCGGCCGATGACGACTCGATCAACGGCCCGGACGACCTGTCCGGCAAGAAGGTCTGCTCGGTCACCGGCTCGACCTCGATCAAGACGGTCGAGGAGGAGTACGGCGCGACGCCGGCCGGCTTCGACACGTACTCGGAGTGTGTCGAGCAGCTCAAGACCGGCTCGGTCGACGCCGTGACCACCGATGGTGCGATCCTCGCCGGCTACGCCGCTGAGGATCCCGACGCCCTCAAGGTCGTCGGTGAGCCCTTCTCGGAGGAGCGCTACGGCATCGGCTACAACAAGGACCAGGCCGGCATGTGCGACTTCATCAACACGACGCTCGAGGGCGCGTTCGAGGACGGCGAGTGGGAGGCAGCGTTCGACGACACCCTGGGCAAGGGTGGCATCGACCTGCCGGAGACCCCGACTCTCGATCCCTGCCCGTGA
- a CDS encoding amino acid ABC transporter permease: MDALTENWDIILEGFLKTLQLLVGAGALALVVGTVIAMFRVSPVPVLRRTGAVYVAIFRNSPLLVLLLITYYGLPQLGINPSFYWKIVLAMGLYTAAFVAESLRSGINGIPLGQAEASRSLGFTFGQSMTQVVLPQAFRNVVPPLASVFIALTKNTSLAMSFGIAEAAFRMKGLINDYAADRWTIFIGIALGYIIIVEAISLGAALLERRWRAER; this comes from the coding sequence GTGGACGCTTTGACCGAGAACTGGGACATCATTCTCGAAGGCTTCCTCAAAACGCTGCAGCTGCTCGTCGGCGCGGGCGCGCTCGCGCTCGTCGTCGGCACCGTCATCGCGATGTTCCGCGTCAGCCCCGTACCGGTGCTGCGCCGTACGGGCGCGGTCTACGTGGCGATCTTCCGCAACAGCCCGCTCCTGGTGCTGCTGCTGATCACCTATTACGGCCTTCCGCAGCTCGGGATCAACCCGAGCTTCTACTGGAAGATCGTCCTCGCGATGGGTCTCTACACGGCCGCGTTCGTCGCTGAGTCGCTACGGTCCGGCATCAACGGCATCCCCCTCGGGCAGGCCGAGGCGTCGCGCTCCCTGGGCTTCACGTTCGGCCAGTCGATGACGCAGGTGGTCCTCCCGCAGGCCTTCCGCAACGTGGTCCCGCCGCTGGCCAGCGTCTTCATCGCCCTCACCAAGAACACCTCGCTCGCGATGTCGTTCGGCATCGCCGAGGCGGCGTTCCGGATGAAGGGCCTCATCAACGACTACGCCGCCGACCGCTGGACGATCTTCATCGGGATCGCCCTCGGCTACATCATCATCGTCGAGGCGATCTCTCTCGGGGCCGCCCTGCTCGAGCGACGCTGGAGGGCAGAGCGATGA
- a CDS encoding amino acid ABC transporter permease, with the protein MSQSTVLYDTPGPRARRLYRIIGALTVIGLIVLGYVVVNTLADNGQLEYEGVWEPFVTPAFLEILWGGLLDTLRAAVFAIIGALIFGVIFGIGKLSEHRFVRWPCWLIVEFFRAVPLLILIVFLWSLYSLQLDRSFQALVIGLVLYNGSVLAEVFRAGINAVPKGQAEAAYALGMRKYQVMGSILMPQAVKIMLPSIISQCIVALKDTSLGFVILAPGLTTVGRQIWRQFGNYLATALVLLVIYLVINLLLDWLGRWVERRYTGGRRLDVSAVGVLGEQERLAQAQVEAARQTATMGGSGVGGTTG; encoded by the coding sequence ATGAGCCAGAGCACCGTCCTTTACGACACCCCGGGCCCCCGCGCGCGGCGCCTGTACCGCATCATCGGCGCCCTCACCGTCATCGGCCTCATCGTGCTCGGCTACGTGGTCGTCAACACGCTCGCCGACAACGGTCAGCTCGAGTACGAGGGGGTCTGGGAGCCCTTCGTCACCCCGGCCTTCCTCGAGATCCTCTGGGGTGGGCTGCTCGACACGTTGAGAGCGGCCGTCTTCGCCATCATCGGTGCCCTGATCTTCGGCGTCATCTTCGGGATCGGGAAGCTGTCGGAGCACCGCTTCGTCCGCTGGCCGTGCTGGCTCATCGTCGAGTTCTTCCGCGCCGTGCCGCTGCTGATCCTCATCGTCTTCCTCTGGTCGCTCTACTCACTCCAGCTCGACCGCTCGTTCCAAGCGCTCGTAATCGGGCTGGTGCTCTACAACGGCTCCGTGCTCGCCGAGGTGTTCCGCGCCGGCATCAACGCCGTCCCCAAGGGGCAGGCGGAGGCCGCGTACGCGCTGGGCATGCGCAAGTACCAGGTGATGGGGTCCATCCTCATGCCGCAGGCCGTCAAGATCATGCTGCCGTCGATCATCAGCCAGTGCATCGTCGCCCTCAAGGACACCTCGCTCGGCTTCGTCATCCTCGCCCCGGGCCTGACCACGGTCGGGCGGCAGATCTGGCGCCAGTTCGGCAACTACCTCGCGACCGCGCTGGTGCTGCTGGTGATCTACCTGGTCATCAACCTGCTGCTCGACTGGCTCGGGCGCTGGGTCGAGCGCCGCTACACCGGCGGCCGCAGGCTCGACGTCAGCGCGGTGGGCGTACTCGGCGAGCAGGAACGGTTGGCGCAGGCCCAGGTCGAGGCTGCGCGTCAGACCGCGACGATGGGCGGCTCCGGCGTCGGCGGCACGACCGGCTGA
- a CDS encoding hotdog fold domain-containing protein — protein MNQTLALYTRISSLPLGDRLFGLAFSLKAPYFRTVRPRVREMRAHRAELVVPKRWGVQNHIGTVHAIAVCNGLEAAMGLLAEATVPEGYRWLPKGMDVSYLAKSTSDLVCVAETTDADWANAPEVDVTVYATRDDGTRVVEGVIHLWVTPKPSK, from the coding sequence ATGAACCAGACGCTCGCCCTCTACACGCGCATCTCGTCCCTCCCGCTGGGCGACCGGCTGTTCGGTCTCGCCTTCTCGCTGAAGGCGCCCTACTTCCGTACGGTCCGCCCGCGGGTGCGCGAGATGCGTGCCCACCGCGCCGAGCTCGTCGTGCCGAAGCGCTGGGGCGTCCAGAACCACATCGGCACCGTCCACGCCATCGCCGTGTGCAACGGGCTCGAGGCCGCGATGGGGCTGCTCGCAGAGGCGACCGTGCCCGAGGGCTACCGGTGGCTTCCGAAGGGGATGGACGTCTCGTACCTCGCGAAGTCGACCAGCGACCTCGTCTGCGTCGCCGAGACCACCGACGCCGACTGGGCGAACGCGCCCGAGGTCGACGTGACCGTCTACGCCACCCGCGACGACGGCACGCGCGTCGTCGAGGGCGTTATCCACCTCTGGGTCACACCGAAGCCGTCGAAGTGA
- a CDS encoding GNAT family N-acetyltransferase, with protein sequence MPSIVFRPMDESDLGLLVGWRHEPHVLAWFRDPPADVPDARKWYGARLSGDDPTRMWVVEVDGAPVGSLQDYPVAADDDLAVRVQLPGSVGFDYLIGDPREVGRGLGTQVLAAYLRDVVLPGHRDARWFVACPDARNAASLRVLDKLGFAQRQWIQMPGEEYAQIVCRASRDHVAGPVTDE encoded by the coding sequence ATGCCCTCGATCGTCTTCCGTCCGATGGACGAGAGCGACCTCGGCCTGCTGGTCGGCTGGCGGCACGAGCCGCACGTGCTCGCGTGGTTCCGCGACCCGCCGGCTGATGTCCCCGACGCGCGGAAGTGGTACGGCGCGCGCTTGAGTGGCGACGATCCGACCCGGATGTGGGTGGTCGAGGTCGACGGTGCGCCGGTCGGTTCCTTGCAGGACTACCCGGTCGCCGCCGACGACGACCTGGCCGTACGGGTGCAGCTGCCGGGGTCCGTTGGGTTCGACTACCTGATCGGAGATCCGCGCGAGGTTGGGCGCGGGCTCGGGACGCAGGTGCTCGCGGCGTACCTGCGTGACGTCGTGCTCCCCGGCCACCGTGATGCACGGTGGTTCGTCGCCTGCCCGGATGCGCGCAATGCAGCGTCCTTGCGGGTGCTCGACAAGCTCGGATTCGCGCAGCGGCAGTGGATCCAGATGCCGGGGGAGGAGTACGCCCAGATCGTGTGCCGTGCTTCGAGGGATCACGTCGCTGGACCAGTTACCGATGAGTAA
- a CDS encoding CapA family protein: MGRTALLVAGLVLAGCTPSPVEPVETPPVEPTPPVERVETPETPRILVTHHHSPLRVLSADGAVRLLGSGSLSGLRLLTDRSDVPAAQRLGDAAAVVARVRRDPNLIGYVPVSAVDETVRPVRVGSVDPLRDPAAYPLRSEVAPPDPDIVTLAITGDLMLGRRVGAHLREAGGPTTVFRPFLKRLAAADITVGNLESTLSQRGSPTQGGDSFGADPNVRGALRAAGFDVIGLANNHVGDFGAAAMRDTFRLLREGGLPYVGAGRNRAEAERPLVVERGDTSVGFLAVDSIGESPAATGSSAGTSRLDMPPRTGPMDEERLARLARQVRALARKVDIVIVLTHWGTQYTNVPEPSQRRVARVLAQAGADVVVGGHPHWLQGLEQVGDTLVAHSLGNFVFDMDLQQRTREGAVLELVLWDGVVKGAQLVPYVIGDDFTPRPVRGGRAERILATAWETSRGPYALP; this comes from the coding sequence ATGGGACGCACCGCGCTCCTCGTCGCCGGCCTCGTGCTCGCCGGCTGCACGCCCTCGCCGGTCGAGCCTGTCGAGACCCCGCCGGTCGAGCCCACCCCGCCGGTCGAGCGTGTCGAGACCCCCGAGACCCCCCGCATCCTCGTCACCCACCACCACTCCCCCTTGCGTGTGCTGTCCGCCGACGGCGCTGTACGGCTTCTCGGCTCGGGCTCCCTGTCCGGCCTGCGCCTGCTCACCGACCGCTCCGACGTCCCAGCCGCTCAGCGTCTCGGCGATGCCGCCGCCGTCGTTGCGCGAGTGAGGCGCGACCCGAACCTCATCGGCTACGTGCCTGTGTCGGCGGTCGACGAGACCGTCCGCCCCGTCCGGGTGGGCAGTGTCGACCCGCTGCGCGACCCTGCCGCCTACCCTTTGCGCAGCGAGGTCGCTCCGCCCGATCCGGACATCGTGACGCTCGCGATCACCGGCGACCTCATGCTCGGTCGCAGGGTCGGGGCTCATCTGCGCGAGGCCGGCGGCCCGACGACGGTGTTCCGCCCGTTCCTGAAGCGGCTCGCGGCCGCCGACATCACCGTGGGCAACCTCGAGTCCACGCTGTCGCAGCGCGGCTCACCGACGCAGGGCGGTGACTCGTTCGGCGCGGACCCGAACGTGCGGGGCGCGTTGCGGGCGGCCGGGTTCGACGTGATCGGGCTCGCCAACAACCACGTCGGCGACTTCGGCGCGGCGGCGATGCGCGACACGTTCCGGCTGCTCCGCGAGGGTGGCCTCCCGTACGTCGGTGCGGGCAGGAACCGCGCGGAGGCCGAGCGTCCGCTGGTCGTCGAGCGTGGCGACACGTCGGTGGGTTTCCTCGCGGTCGACTCGATCGGCGAGAGCCCCGCCGCGACGGGGTCGTCTGCGGGGACAAGCCGGCTCGACATGCCGCCTCGTACCGGGCCGATGGACGAGGAACGCCTCGCGCGCCTCGCACGGCAGGTAAGGGCGCTTGCCCGCAAGGTCGACATCGTCATCGTGTTGACGCACTGGGGCACGCAGTACACGAACGTGCCCGAGCCATCCCAGCGCCGCGTCGCTCGCGTGCTCGCGCAGGCCGGCGCGGACGTGGTCGTCGGCGGCCATCCACACTGGCTGCAAGGGCTCGAGCAGGTCGGTGACACGCTTGTCGCACACTCGCTCGGCAACTTCGTGTTCGACATGGACCTCCAGCAGCGCACGCGTGAGGGGGCCGTCCTCGAGCTCGTGCTGTGGGACGGCGTCGTCAAGGGCGCCCAGCTCGTCCCGTACGTGATCGGCGACGACTTCACCCCGCGTCCCGTACGAGGAGGTCGGGCAGAGCGCATCCTCGCCACCGCGTGGGAGACCAGCCGCGGTCCTTACGCACTCCCCTGA
- a CDS encoding M28 family metallopeptidase, with amino-acid sequence MRSVVAGAALLLLSACSGGVDDGARTTSEPPPPSVETSPPPSVEPVETSPTVDVASMRTAIRHLAVRIGPRLATSPAFHEAADWFRAELSGLGYTITDESFRVPAGDSWGVPVEAGRSLNVIADPPGFEPSRPHLVVGAHLDTVAVSPGAEDNASGVAVVRELARLAMENGTRLPVRFVAFGAEEPRGPGDALHHFGSQHRVVQMSAAERRATRAMVSLDRVGVRGRSVPVCDGGTSTGRVVRALVDAAGGIPTTTCEDRASDHWSYEKADVPAARLGSIPYAGYHSEGDRPNAVDDLQLRRVASITWRWLR; translated from the coding sequence ATGCGCAGCGTCGTCGCAGGTGCGGCGCTCCTGCTGCTGAGCGCGTGCAGCGGGGGCGTGGACGACGGCGCTCGGACGACCTCCGAACCGCCGCCCCCGTCCGTCGAGACCTCGCCACCTCCGTCGGTCGAGCCCGTCGAGACCTCGCCGACGGTCGACGTCGCCTCGATGCGGACCGCGATCCGCCACCTCGCCGTACGGATCGGGCCGCGCCTCGCGACCTCTCCCGCCTTCCACGAGGCCGCCGACTGGTTCCGTGCTGAGCTGAGCGGCCTCGGCTACACGATCACCGACGAGTCCTTCCGCGTGCCGGCAGGCGACTCGTGGGGCGTACCGGTCGAGGCGGGACGTTCGCTCAACGTCATCGCGGACCCGCCCGGCTTCGAGCCGTCCCGGCCGCACTTGGTCGTCGGCGCGCACCTCGACACCGTCGCGGTCTCGCCAGGCGCTGAGGACAACGCGTCGGGCGTCGCCGTCGTCCGCGAGCTTGCACGCCTCGCCATGGAGAACGGGACCCGCCTCCCGGTGCGGTTTGTCGCGTTCGGAGCGGAGGAGCCGCGCGGACCTGGCGATGCCCTCCACCACTTCGGGTCGCAGCACCGCGTTGTGCAGATGTCGGCGGCCGAGCGCCGCGCCACAAGGGCGATGGTGTCGCTCGACCGCGTGGGAGTGCGCGGACGATCCGTCCCGGTGTGCGACGGCGGCACGAGCACCGGCCGCGTCGTGCGCGCGCTGGTCGACGCCGCAGGCGGCATCCCGACGACCACGTGCGAAGACCGTGCGAGCGACCACTGGTCGTACGAGAAGGCTGACGTCCCCGCTGCACGGCTCGGGAGCATCCCGTACGCCGGCTACCACTCCGAGGGCGACCGGCCGAACGCCGTTGACGACCTGCAGCTGCGCCGCGTCGCCTCGATCACCTGGCGCTGGCTCCGCTGA
- a CDS encoding regulatory protein RecX: MARRQGAGSRRRRGPGRDVEPEVDRDLGPEPDHEAIARKILLDRLAERPRSRSELATQLGRRNVPDEIAERMLDRFEAVGLVDDEEFAQLWVRSRQQIRGLSGRALALELRRKGVDDEIVRDTIDAIDPASEEEVARALVRKKLRSLRNVDEQVKVRRLVGVLGRKGYGPGLAYRIVREEIGAEVDPFDAGDWDD, translated from the coding sequence ATGGCCCGCAGGCAGGGTGCGGGGTCTCGTCGCCGACGAGGCCCCGGCCGCGACGTCGAGCCGGAGGTCGATCGTGATCTCGGGCCGGAGCCGGACCACGAGGCGATCGCCCGCAAGATCCTGCTCGACCGCCTCGCCGAGCGACCGCGCTCACGCTCCGAGCTTGCGACCCAGCTCGGGCGGCGCAACGTCCCGGACGAGATCGCGGAGCGGATGCTCGACCGGTTCGAGGCGGTCGGGCTTGTCGACGACGAGGAGTTCGCGCAGCTGTGGGTGCGGTCGCGCCAGCAGATACGTGGGCTCTCCGGGCGCGCGCTCGCGCTCGAGCTGCGCCGCAAGGGCGTCGACGACGAGATCGTGCGCGATACCATCGACGCGATCGATCCCGCCTCCGAGGAGGAGGTCGCGCGGGCGCTGGTCCGCAAAAAGCTCCGCTCGCTCCGCAACGTCGACGAGCAGGTGAAGGTCCGCCGGCTGGTCGGTGTCCTCGGACGCAAGGGATATGGTCCCGGACTGGCTTACCGCATCGTCCGCGAGGAGATCGGCGCTGAGGTCGACCCGTTCGACGCCGGCGACTGGGACGACTGA
- the recA gene encoding recombinase RecA, which yields MAADPGKGAPKDRDKALDAAMAQIERSHGKGSVMRLGERGKIPIEVIPTGAISLDIALGIGGLPRGRIVEIYGPESSGKTTVALHAVANAQRAGGIAAFIDAEHALDPDYAKALGVDTDALLISQPDSGEQALEIADMLIRSGALDIIVIDSVAALVPRAEIEGEMGDSHVGLQARLMSQALRKLTGAIHGAGTTAIFINQLREKIGVMFGSPETTTGGKALKFYASVRLDVRRIETLKDGTDMVGNRTRCKVVKNKMAPPFKQAEFDIMYGQGISREGSLLDVGVEAGFVRKAGAWYTYEGDQLGQGKENARNFLRDNPDLANELEKKIMEHLGIGAVVDEPADVVADAKGGKKAGKVVEVDF from the coding sequence ATGGCTGCTGACCCCGGCAAGGGCGCACCGAAGGACCGCGACAAGGCACTCGACGCGGCGATGGCGCAGATCGAGCGCTCGCACGGCAAGGGATCGGTGATGCGCCTCGGTGAGCGTGGCAAGATCCCGATCGAGGTCATCCCCACCGGGGCGATCTCGCTCGACATCGCCCTCGGCATCGGCGGGCTCCCGCGCGGCCGCATCGTCGAGATCTACGGGCCGGAGTCCTCCGGCAAGACGACGGTCGCGCTCCACGCCGTGGCCAACGCGCAGCGCGCCGGCGGCATCGCGGCGTTCATCGACGCCGAGCACGCGCTCGACCCCGACTATGCCAAGGCTCTGGGCGTCGACACCGACGCGCTGCTGATCTCCCAGCCTGACTCCGGTGAGCAGGCGCTCGAGATCGCCGACATGCTGATCCGCTCCGGGGCGCTCGACATCATCGTCATCGACTCGGTGGCCGCACTCGTGCCGCGCGCCGAGATCGAGGGCGAGATGGGTGACAGCCATGTCGGTCTGCAGGCCCGCCTCATGAGCCAGGCGCTGCGCAAGCTCACCGGTGCGATCCACGGCGCCGGCACGACCGCGATCTTTATCAACCAGCTCCGCGAGAAGATCGGCGTGATGTTCGGCTCGCCCGAGACGACGACGGGCGGCAAGGCGCTCAAGTTCTACGCCTCCGTCCGCCTCGACGTCCGACGCATCGAGACGCTCAAGGACGGCACCGACATGGTCGGCAACCGCACGCGCTGCAAGGTCGTCAAGAACAAGATGGCCCCGCCGTTCAAGCAGGCCGAGTTCGACATCATGTACGGCCAGGGCATCAGCCGCGAGGGCAGTCTCCTCGATGTCGGTGTCGAGGCGGGCTTCGTCCGCAAGGCCGGCGCTTGGTACACCTACGAGGGCGATCAACTCGGCCAGGGCAAGGAGAACGCGCGCAACTTCCTGCGCGACAACCCCGACCTCGCCAACGAGCTCGAGAAGAAGATCATGGAGCACCTCGGCATCGGTGCCGTCGTGGACGAGCCGGCCGATGTCGTCGCTGATGCCAAGGGCGGCAAGAAGGCCGGCAAGGTCGTCGAGGTCGACTTCTGA
- a CDS encoding catalase, producing the protein MDLKQLAKETFDRVVHGLTGDAERAIPGAPGVEPPSLAEPTEPREPLPPKPDQSAPATRTATGVETGAPLTARAQQETFLTTSAGVRLRDTDHSLKAGERGPTLLQDHHLREKITHFDHERIPERVVHARGAGAHGVFVGYGTADAVCRATFLREGVETPTFVRFSTVLGSRGSADTVRDTRGFATKFYTDEGNFDLVGNNIPVFFIQDGIKFPDVIHAGKPHPDREIPQAQSAHDTFWDFVSLHTEAQHHTMWNMSDRGIPRSYRMMEGFGVHTFRVENAAGETSLVKFHWKPRLGVHSLTWEEAQIAAGVDPDFHRRDLYDAIEAGAFPAWELGLQVFPDNPEQMFDGIDLLDPTKIVPEELAPVQPVGLMVLTANPTNFFAETEQVAFHVGHLVPGIDATDDPLVQARLFSYVDTQLTRLGGPNFNQLPVNRPHTEVNDMLRDGFHQHAVHAGVAPYRPNSLDGGCPFHAGADVEGAFEHLAVRVAEGTKVRAQPASYDDHFSQVRLFWKSMTPVEQEHIIRAYTFELGKCYEQTIKERQLECLANIDPVLCAEVATGLGLPAPSPTIELAEPVPSPALSQVGETWPSDGRIVGIVVDPDGDLSGVDAISTTIFEAGMMPLVIAPHGGTVGDGITVQRTFATARSVEFDAVLLAGAPVPAPDALPLRDEKAGTAGTTTIDPRVVLLVEECFRQAKAIGAWGAGAAVLDALGADGLGIVRGENGAEVLAGVQEAMALHRAWDRFAPAV; encoded by the coding sequence ATGGATCTCAAACAGCTGGCCAAAGAGACCTTCGATCGGGTCGTCCACGGCCTCACCGGAGATGCAGAGCGTGCGATCCCGGGCGCTCCGGGTGTGGAGCCGCCGAGTCTCGCCGAGCCGACGGAACCGCGTGAGCCGCTGCCGCCGAAGCCCGACCAGTCCGCGCCCGCGACCCGTACCGCCACCGGCGTGGAGACTGGTGCGCCGCTGACCGCCCGGGCGCAGCAGGAGACCTTCCTGACGACGTCGGCAGGGGTTCGCCTACGCGACACCGACCACTCCCTCAAGGCAGGTGAGCGGGGCCCGACACTGCTTCAGGACCACCACCTGCGCGAGAAGATCACCCACTTCGACCACGAGCGCATCCCCGAGCGGGTGGTGCACGCCCGAGGCGCCGGGGCGCACGGCGTGTTCGTGGGCTACGGCACCGCCGACGCCGTCTGCAGGGCGACGTTCCTGCGCGAAGGCGTGGAGACGCCGACGTTCGTGCGCTTCTCGACCGTGCTGGGCTCCCGCGGCTCGGCGGACACGGTCCGCGACACGCGCGGCTTCGCGACGAAGTTCTACACCGACGAGGGCAACTTCGACCTCGTCGGCAACAACATCCCGGTGTTCTTCATCCAGGACGGCATCAAGTTCCCCGACGTCATCCACGCCGGCAAGCCCCACCCGGACCGGGAGATCCCGCAGGCGCAGAGCGCCCACGACACCTTCTGGGACTTCGTCTCGCTGCACACCGAGGCGCAGCACCACACGATGTGGAACATGTCCGACCGCGGCATCCCGCGCTCCTACCGGATGATGGAGGGGTTCGGCGTTCACACCTTCCGCGTGGAGAACGCCGCTGGGGAGACCTCGCTGGTGAAGTTCCACTGGAAGCCGCGGCTCGGCGTGCACTCGCTGACCTGGGAAGAGGCCCAGATCGCCGCCGGCGTCGACCCGGACTTCCACCGGCGTGACCTGTACGACGCGATCGAGGCGGGTGCCTTCCCCGCATGGGAGTTGGGCCTGCAGGTCTTCCCGGACAACCCAGAGCAGATGTTCGACGGCATCGACCTTCTCGACCCGACGAAGATCGTGCCCGAGGAGCTGGCTCCCGTGCAGCCGGTGGGCCTGATGGTGCTCACCGCGAACCCGACGAACTTCTTCGCCGAGACCGAGCAGGTGGCCTTCCACGTCGGGCACCTGGTCCCCGGGATCGACGCGACGGATGATCCGCTGGTGCAGGCGCGCCTGTTCTCGTACGTCGACACGCAGCTGACGCGGCTCGGGGGGCCGAACTTCAACCAGCTCCCCGTGAACCGGCCGCACACCGAGGTCAACGACATGCTCCGCGACGGCTTCCACCAGCACGCCGTGCACGCGGGGGTGGCGCCGTACCGGCCCAACTCGCTCGATGGTGGCTGTCCGTTCCATGCCGGCGCCGACGTCGAAGGGGCCTTCGAGCATCTCGCGGTGCGCGTGGCCGAAGGCACGAAGGTACGGGCACAGCCTGCCTCGTACGACGACCACTTCAGCCAGGTGCGGCTCTTCTGGAAGAGCATGACGCCGGTGGAGCAGGAGCACATCATCCGCGCCTACACGTTCGAGCTGGGCAAGTGCTACGAGCAGACGATCAAGGAACGTCAGCTGGAGTGCCTGGCGAACATCGACCCGGTGCTCTGCGCCGAGGTCGCCACGGGTCTGGGCCTGCCTGCACCGTCGCCGACGATCGAGCTGGCCGAGCCCGTGCCGAGCCCCGCGCTCTCGCAGGTGGGCGAGACGTGGCCGTCGGACGGACGTATCGTCGGCATCGTTGTCGACCCGGACGGTGACCTGTCCGGCGTCGACGCGATCAGCACGACGATCTTCGAGGCCGGCATGATGCCGCTCGTGATCGCTCCGCACGGCGGGACGGTCGGCGACGGGATCACCGTGCAGCGGACCTTCGCGACGGCGCGGTCGGTGGAGTTCGACGCCGTTCTCCTCGCCGGCGCGCCGGTTCCGGCGCCGGACGCGCTGCCGCTGCGCGACGAGAAGGCGGGTACGGCCGGGACGACCACGATCGACCCGCGCGTGGTGCTGCTGGTAGAGGAGTGCTTCCGACAGGCCAAGGCCATCGGGGCGTGGGGCGCCGGCGCGGCCGTGCTGGACGCCCTGGGAGCCGACGGCCTCGGCATCGTCCGAGGCGAGAACGGGGCTGAGGTGCTCGCCGGTGTCCAGGAGGCCATGGCGCTGCACCGGGCGTGGGACCGCTTCGCGCCCGCAGTCTGA
- a CDS encoding DUF3046 domain-containing protein, with the protein MRHSELWERMEKHLGGGYAPVWADHQVLAELGGRTVTEALDAGVAPKTVWRAVWAALQLPPAER; encoded by the coding sequence GTGAGGCACAGCGAGCTCTGGGAGCGCATGGAAAAGCACCTCGGTGGCGGGTACGCCCCGGTGTGGGCCGACCACCAGGTGCTGGCCGAGCTCGGCGGGCGGACCGTCACCGAGGCGCTCGACGCCGGGGTCGCCCCCAAGACGGTCTGGCGTGCCGTCTGGGCGGCGTTGCAGCTGCCGCCGGCCGAGCGCTGA